Proteins from a genomic interval of Anatilimnocola floriformis:
- a CDS encoding DUF1501 domain-containing protein, whose amino-acid sequence MFHGLLPRRQLLAAAGLGLLGFSRSGFAPLARAAEDKPAKQRRHCVVLWMTGGPTQTDTFDMKPGHANGGEFREVETAAAGLKFSEHLPKLGKLANHLAVVRSLSTKEGDHGRGTYLMRTGHQPQGPIQYPGLGASLSKALGSEDDAVPQHVAIAPYRAFNPQAFGAGFLGPKYAPLTVGASDSLQPPMPGAMSYAEMKVDDLAPPSSVNKQELQDRLELWRALQTNFLANHPGPVPLAQNTVYQRAIKLMDSKAAEAFDLSQEKAVVRDAYGRGRFGQGCLMARRLIERGVSFVEVSLGDLGGNSIGWDTHLGNFAAVKSLSAELDNGWGTLMEELKDRGLLESTTILWMGEFGRTPKINPQGGRDHFPAAWSCVLAGGGIKGGQAFGKTSASGEEVEEGKVDVGDVLATLCTAVGIDPEAKNISDQGRPIKLAEGKGIKEILA is encoded by the coding sequence ATGTTTCACGGCTTGCTTCCTCGTCGGCAACTCTTGGCCGCAGCTGGATTGGGTTTGCTCGGCTTCAGCCGAAGTGGTTTCGCGCCACTGGCTCGGGCCGCGGAAGACAAGCCGGCAAAACAGCGGCGACATTGCGTCGTGCTGTGGATGACCGGCGGACCGACGCAGACCGATACCTTTGACATGAAGCCGGGGCATGCCAACGGCGGTGAGTTTAGGGAAGTGGAGACCGCCGCGGCGGGACTAAAGTTCAGCGAGCATCTGCCGAAGCTCGGCAAGCTGGCCAATCATCTGGCCGTCGTGCGCAGCCTCAGCACCAAGGAAGGAGATCACGGCCGCGGCACTTACCTGATGCGGACCGGCCATCAGCCGCAAGGACCGATTCAATATCCGGGGCTCGGCGCGTCGCTCTCAAAAGCGCTCGGCAGCGAGGATGACGCGGTGCCGCAGCATGTGGCCATCGCGCCGTATCGGGCCTTCAATCCGCAAGCGTTCGGCGCTGGCTTTCTCGGACCGAAGTATGCGCCGCTGACCGTCGGCGCGAGTGATTCGCTGCAACCGCCGATGCCCGGCGCGATGAGTTATGCCGAGATGAAGGTCGACGATCTGGCGCCGCCGTCGTCGGTCAATAAGCAGGAGTTGCAGGACCGACTCGAATTGTGGCGAGCGCTGCAGACAAACTTTTTGGCCAATCATCCAGGACCAGTGCCGCTCGCGCAGAACACGGTTTATCAGCGGGCGATCAAGCTGATGGATAGCAAGGCGGCCGAGGCTTTCGATCTGTCGCAAGAGAAAGCTGTCGTTCGCGACGCGTATGGCCGCGGTCGATTTGGTCAGGGTTGCTTGATGGCTCGGCGATTGATCGAGCGCGGCGTGTCATTTGTCGAGGTTTCGCTCGGCGATCTCGGCGGCAATAGCATCGGCTGGGATACGCATCTCGGCAACTTCGCCGCCGTGAAGTCCCTTTCAGCCGAGCTCGATAACGGCTGGGGGACGCTAATGGAAGAATTGAAAGATCGCGGCCTGCTCGAATCAACCACCATTCTCTGGATGGGCGAATTCGGCCGCACGCCGAAGATCAATCCGCAAGGCGGCCGCGATCACTTCCCGGCTGCCTGGAGTTGCGTCCTCGCTGGCGGCGGCATCAAGGGTGGCCAGGCCTTCGGCAAGACGAGCGCTAGCGGCGAAGAAGTTGAGGAGGGAAAAGTCGACGTCGGCGATGTCCTCGCCACGCTGTGCACGGCAGTTGGCATCGACCCCGAAGCGAAAAACATCTCCGACCAAGGTCGGCCCATTAAGCTTGCTGAAGGGAAGGGGATTAAAGAGATCCTGGCGTAA
- a CDS encoding CPXCG motif-containing cysteine-rich protein codes for MAKKKHRRPRVREMQQEVSYVCDACGEEIVIPVDPSQGDEQSFVEDCPVCCRPNVVQINIESDGTVRAWAEGE; via the coding sequence ATGGCCAAGAAGAAACATCGTCGTCCGCGCGTCCGCGAGATGCAGCAGGAGGTCTCGTATGTTTGCGATGCGTGCGGAGAAGAAATCGTCATTCCCGTCGATCCGTCTCAGGGAGACGAACAGTCGTTCGTCGAAGATTGCCCCGTCTGTTGTCGTCCCAACGTCGTGCAGATCAACATCGAAAGCGACGGCACCGTGCGGGCGTGGGCCGAAGGTGAATAA
- a CDS encoding G8 domain-containing protein, protein MFVRLASAVAILFALGQVVHAADAVPVIQSAKSGPWSAAETWTGGKVPGSNVKVLIQSGHTVTYDVKAKADEVIRSLHIAGTLQFDPNKTTQLNVGLIKIQDSDDTAEEGFDCEGHVAEPEPGKQRAALLVGTPDKPVAAEHKALIRLTYVEGLDKNSCPAIVCCGGRMDFHGQPMNRTWVKLGVTAAKGDKQVTLGEKVTGWRVGDRIILTPTQTDYRSDPINEERTIAAIEGEVVKFDEALEYLHLGEADTRGEVANLSRNVIVESADPAGERGHTMYHRYSQGSISYAEFRHLGKKNVLGRYSLHFHLIGNTMRGSYVVGASIHDSHNRWLTIHGTNYLVARDNVGYGSIGHGFFLEDGTEVYNVLDRNLAVGAVAGKKLPKQVLPFDQNEGAGFWWANSLNTFTRNVAAGNDLYGFRFEATSSSSFKTLFPVMQADGTDKLTDVRTLPFVRFEDNEVHSNGGLYGINLGEGVNRVGPDEKHPFVVKNTKIWDVHYGFRPQVPSLLVENLSIQSHYGIYHPNFDRHVYRDVTIRATNTEPFNRGHDDASEQHGVVTVDGLTFDNIRSGGMPLIQISDDNPTGNAASHFRHVNVTNWKDNSKAKAIVNLGGGPRPQPKSEKGVSIVIHDHYGPGRHALVVSTRSPEYKANPNSFHSEPPLTGNESAVREVTDVEFPKVLNPVDDLPPATVITHIARKGDQLIVSGNCTDNGEVKRVVVNGQDAKATAANFGQWEVTIPAAKKVTAFAADAAGNTEQLKHEVAMQ, encoded by the coding sequence ATGTTCGTGCGTCTCGCGAGTGCGGTGGCGATCTTGTTCGCGCTCGGCCAGGTGGTTCATGCTGCCGATGCCGTGCCGGTCATTCAATCGGCGAAGTCGGGTCCTTGGTCAGCCGCGGAAACTTGGACCGGCGGTAAGGTGCCGGGATCGAACGTGAAGGTGCTGATTCAGTCGGGCCACACCGTGACATACGACGTGAAGGCGAAGGCCGATGAAGTGATTCGCTCGTTGCATATCGCCGGCACGCTGCAGTTTGATCCAAATAAAACGACGCAGCTCAACGTGGGGCTGATCAAGATTCAGGATAGTGACGATACCGCCGAAGAAGGCTTTGATTGCGAAGGGCACGTCGCCGAACCGGAGCCGGGAAAGCAACGGGCCGCGCTTCTCGTTGGAACTCCCGACAAGCCGGTTGCCGCTGAGCACAAAGCGCTGATCCGTCTGACATACGTCGAGGGGCTCGATAAGAATTCCTGCCCGGCGATTGTTTGCTGCGGCGGACGGATGGATTTTCACGGCCAACCGATGAATCGCACGTGGGTCAAACTCGGTGTGACGGCAGCCAAGGGCGACAAACAAGTCACGCTCGGCGAAAAGGTGACCGGCTGGCGCGTTGGCGATCGAATCATTCTCACGCCGACGCAAACGGACTATCGCAGCGATCCAATCAATGAAGAACGCACCATTGCTGCCATCGAAGGCGAAGTGGTGAAGTTCGACGAAGCGCTCGAGTACCTGCATCTCGGCGAAGCCGACACCCGCGGCGAAGTGGCGAACCTGAGCCGCAACGTCATCGTTGAATCAGCCGATCCCGCCGGTGAGCGCGGCCACACGATGTACCACCGTTATTCGCAAGGAAGTATCAGCTATGCGGAGTTCCGGCACCTCGGCAAAAAGAATGTCCTCGGCCGTTACTCGCTCCACTTCCATTTGATCGGCAACACGATGCGCGGCAGCTATGTCGTCGGCGCGTCGATTCACGACAGCCATAATCGCTGGCTGACGATTCACGGCACGAACTACCTCGTGGCCCGCGACAACGTCGGCTACGGCAGCATCGGCCACGGATTCTTTTTGGAAGACGGCACCGAAGTTTACAACGTCCTCGATCGCAACCTGGCCGTCGGCGCTGTCGCCGGCAAGAAGTTGCCGAAGCAGGTTCTGCCCTTTGATCAGAATGAAGGAGCCGGTTTCTGGTGGGCCAATAGTTTGAATACGTTCACGCGAAATGTCGCGGCTGGCAACGATTTGTATGGATTTCGCTTTGAAGCGACTTCGAGTAGCTCCTTCAAGACGCTGTTCCCCGTGATGCAAGCCGATGGCACCGATAAGCTCACCGATGTTCGCACGCTGCCGTTCGTGCGGTTCGAGGACAACGAAGTGCATAGCAACGGCGGGTTGTATGGCATCAATCTTGGCGAAGGAGTGAATCGCGTCGGGCCCGACGAGAAGCATCCGTTCGTGGTAAAGAATACGAAGATCTGGGACGTGCATTACGGCTTTCGTCCACAAGTACCGTCGCTGCTCGTCGAGAATCTGTCGATTCAATCGCACTACGGCATTTACCATCCGAATTTTGATCGGCATGTGTATCGCGACGTGACGATTCGCGCTACGAACACCGAGCCGTTCAATCGGGGCCATGACGACGCCAGCGAACAGCATGGCGTGGTGACCGTCGATGGTCTCACGTTCGACAATATCCGCTCGGGCGGCATGCCGCTGATTCAGATCTCGGACGATAATCCGACCGGCAATGCGGCGTCGCACTTTCGCCATGTGAACGTGACGAATTGGAAGGACAATTCGAAGGCCAAGGCTATCGTCAATCTCGGCGGCGGCCCTCGGCCGCAACCGAAGAGCGAAAAGGGTGTGTCGATCGTCATTCACGATCACTACGGCCCCGGCCGGCATGCTCTCGTCGTCAGCACCCGCTCGCCCGAATACAAAGCGAACCCGAATAGCTTCCACAGCGAACCGCCGCTGACCGGTAACGAATCAGCCGTGCGCGAAGTGACCGACGTCGAGTTCCCCAAGGTCCTCAATCCCGTCGATGATCTGCCGCCGGCGACCGTGATCACTCACATCGCTCGCAAGGGCGATCAACTGATCGTCAGCGGCAACTGCACCGACAACGGTGAAGTGAAAAGGGTCGTTGTGAATGGTCAGGATGCCAAAGCCACCGCGGCCAACTTCGGCCAATGGGAAGTTACGATTCCCGCGGCGAAGAAAGTGACTGCGTTTGCTGCCGATGCGGCCGGGAACACAGAGCAACTGAAGCACGAAGTGGCTATGCAGTAG
- a CDS encoding inorganic phosphate transporter, translated as MLTVLLFIAVCFVAFTNGANANFKGVASLYGSGTTSLRGALYWGTAMTFAGSIAALFLAQGLLDYWGFHSQELLKQFGGIGIVDKEIAQQQEFLTAVALGAALTSFLATRFGFPVSTTHALVGALVGAGLAGSGNLMHSKVHFDAVIWRFVVPLISSPAISALLGALLYGLVKMPKKRNSLLDRLHYLSAGAASFARGLNDTPKMVALLLVISNFDSRWAFIIVAVCIALGGLLDAKNVAETLGKKVTDLDPGQGFAASLVTAGLVTTASLHSYPVSTTHVSVGSLMGIGTITGQAHWRKVIEILIAWITTVPCAAVLAAVAYGLISLF; from the coding sequence GTGCTAACTGTACTTCTCTTTATTGCCGTTTGCTTCGTGGCATTCACGAACGGCGCAAATGCCAACTTCAAGGGTGTCGCGTCGCTCTACGGCAGCGGCACGACCTCGCTGCGCGGCGCGCTCTACTGGGGCACGGCGATGACGTTCGCGGGCTCGATCGCGGCGTTGTTTCTCGCGCAAGGGTTGCTCGACTACTGGGGCTTTCATTCCCAGGAACTGCTGAAGCAGTTCGGCGGCATTGGCATCGTCGACAAGGAAATCGCACAGCAACAAGAGTTCCTCACCGCCGTCGCTCTGGGTGCCGCGCTCACGAGTTTTCTCGCGACGCGATTTGGATTTCCGGTTTCCACAACGCATGCGCTGGTTGGCGCGCTCGTGGGCGCCGGCCTGGCAGGCAGCGGCAACCTCATGCACAGCAAGGTCCACTTCGACGCCGTCATCTGGCGATTCGTTGTTCCGCTGATTTCCAGTCCCGCCATCTCGGCGTTGCTTGGCGCGCTCCTGTACGGCCTGGTGAAGATGCCGAAGAAACGAAATTCTCTGCTTGATCGACTCCACTACCTCAGCGCCGGCGCCGCCAGTTTTGCCCGCGGCTTGAACGACACGCCGAAGATGGTGGCGCTGCTGCTGGTGATCTCCAATTTCGACAGCCGTTGGGCCTTTATCATCGTCGCCGTTTGCATCGCCCTCGGCGGGCTGCTCGATGCCAAAAACGTCGCCGAAACTCTCGGCAAAAAAGTGACCGACCTCGATCCAGGCCAGGGCTTTGCTGCCAGCCTCGTGACGGCGGGCCTGGTGACGACTGCCAGTCTGCACAGCTATCCCGTCAGCACCACGCATGTCAGCGTCGGCTCGCTCATGGGCATCGGCACCATCACGGGACAGGCGCATTGGCGCAAGGTGATTGAGATCTTGATCGCCTGGATCACCACGGTGCCCTGCGCCGCCGTCCTCGCAGCCGTCGCATATGGGTTGATCTCGCTCTTCTAA
- a CDS encoding TonB-dependent receptor — MIVPKMKRPNLRKLRAWIGAGLACGVLAWSGTARGDELSQPPAPEPTAVAVNNDTSDFVLFDDPFANTSYDSPFASLPVQGYAAPSTTTPTRFDLPILQFPGVVNTVTQDLIWDRSSITFDQALQTVPNVVPRNGTGGRSDEYNIRGFNVGFAGSDFRKDGFRDSSWVRREVQNIERIEVLKGPASALYGSASQPAGVINVITKKAINARFADVDFMVGSDNLFRTVGDLNTPLLGNENVLGRLNYAVQDSGSFRDFVNVDRQFIAPSLTFVLDDQTTLTFQGEYLHDTRPTDRGLVFLPNTPVGNPLALPINTFLGQPTDGNEYNDGQFNLFLNHWVNDNWFWRMGYVSNWSGEHRSNYDTRGVVGNNVTRQYVQQQSIAQDHYAIADITGEVDGPLFKHRVLVGTELGTTVNDVSSRNSVVTGFPLNVNDPYNTPGANYSLYPAVPALAAPLTSGSEVDQYGVYFQDLIELTSTVKALVGVRGNAYDSKNFSNGNRTDQSWQILTPRYGLVYEPLPEQLSFYAAYSETFNPVQGNDINGDPLVPESGFGFDVGTKMQVIDQLWLTVGYFDIERTNVVQAIPLSVPPASTQIGLVRSTGFEVELFGQITERWSIINGYGMTDARIENDRVAANIGKQLTNTPNWQGSLWTRYNFIQESNRVVGAGFGMLYTDSWFISADNNYSLPGYTRFDMALYYDVGRWRSMLFIENLTDQRYAVSGNNSTSITPGAPITLRGTVGVSF, encoded by the coding sequence ATGATCGTTCCCAAGATGAAGCGACCGAATCTCCGTAAACTTCGCGCCTGGATCGGCGCTGGTTTGGCGTGCGGTGTGCTGGCATGGTCGGGGACTGCTCGCGGCGATGAATTGTCGCAGCCTCCCGCGCCGGAGCCGACTGCGGTTGCGGTCAACAACGACACGTCCGACTTCGTGCTGTTTGACGATCCCTTTGCGAATACGAGTTACGACTCGCCGTTCGCTTCGTTGCCGGTGCAAGGCTATGCCGCGCCCAGCACTACAACGCCGACGCGGTTCGATTTGCCGATTTTGCAATTTCCGGGCGTCGTCAACACCGTGACGCAAGATCTGATTTGGGATCGGAGCTCGATCACCTTCGATCAAGCGCTGCAAACCGTGCCAAATGTCGTGCCGCGCAATGGCACGGGCGGCCGCTCGGATGAGTACAACATTCGCGGTTTCAATGTCGGCTTTGCCGGCAGTGACTTTCGCAAGGATGGCTTTCGCGACAGTTCGTGGGTGCGGCGCGAAGTGCAGAATATCGAGCGAATCGAAGTGCTGAAGGGACCGGCGTCGGCGTTGTATGGTTCGGCGTCACAGCCGGCCGGCGTGATCAATGTGATCACCAAGAAGGCGATCAACGCTCGCTTTGCTGACGTCGATTTCATGGTCGGCAGCGACAACTTGTTTCGCACCGTCGGCGATCTCAATACGCCGCTGCTTGGGAACGAGAATGTTCTCGGCCGTTTGAATTATGCGGTGCAAGACTCGGGGAGCTTCCGCGATTTCGTGAATGTCGACCGGCAGTTCATCGCGCCGTCGCTGACATTCGTGCTTGACGATCAAACGACGCTGACGTTCCAAGGTGAGTATTTGCACGACACACGGCCGACTGATCGCGGCCTGGTGTTTTTGCCGAACACGCCCGTCGGCAATCCCCTGGCGTTGCCCATCAATACTTTTCTCGGCCAACCGACCGACGGCAACGAGTACAACGATGGCCAGTTCAATCTGTTTCTGAACCACTGGGTGAACGACAACTGGTTCTGGCGGATGGGTTACGTTTCGAACTGGTCGGGTGAACATCGCAGCAACTACGACACACGCGGCGTGGTTGGTAACAACGTGACGCGGCAATATGTGCAGCAGCAATCGATTGCGCAAGATCATTACGCGATTGCCGACATCACCGGCGAGGTCGATGGCCCGCTGTTCAAACATCGTGTGCTGGTGGGAACCGAACTCGGCACTACGGTGAACGACGTTTCTTCGCGGAATAGCGTGGTGACTGGCTTCCCGCTGAATGTGAACGACCCCTACAACACGCCTGGCGCGAACTACAGCCTGTATCCCGCCGTTCCCGCGCTCGCAGCGCCGCTCACTTCAGGTAGCGAAGTAGATCAATACGGCGTTTATTTTCAGGATCTGATCGAGCTTACGTCGACGGTCAAAGCGCTCGTCGGCGTGCGCGGCAACGCCTACGACTCGAAGAACTTTAGCAACGGCAACCGCACCGACCAGTCGTGGCAAATCCTCACGCCGCGGTATGGACTTGTCTACGAACCCTTGCCGGAGCAGTTGTCGTTCTACGCGGCTTACAGCGAGACGTTCAATCCAGTCCAAGGCAACGACATCAACGGCGATCCGCTGGTTCCTGAGTCGGGCTTCGGTTTTGATGTCGGCACGAAGATGCAGGTGATCGATCAACTCTGGCTGACGGTCGGCTACTTCGACATCGAGCGGACAAATGTTGTCCAAGCGATTCCCCTGAGTGTGCCGCCAGCCTCGACACAGATCGGCCTGGTACGCTCGACCGGTTTCGAAGTCGAACTCTTCGGCCAAATCACCGAGCGGTGGAGCATCATCAACGGCTATGGCATGACCGATGCCCGCATCGAAAACGACCGCGTCGCAGCGAACATCGGCAAGCAACTGACCAACACGCCCAACTGGCAAGGGAGCCTGTGGACGCGCTACAACTTTATCCAGGAGAGTAACCGAGTGGTCGGCGCCGGCTTCGGGATGCTCTACACCGATTCCTGGTTCATCTCTGCCGACAATAACTATTCGCTGCCGGGTTACACTCGCTTCGACATGGCCCTCTACTACGACGTGGGCCGGTGGCGGAGCATGTTATTCATCGAAAACTTGACCGACCAGCGCTATGCGGTGAGCGGCAACAACAGCACCTCGATTACGCCCGGCGCCCCGATCACGTTGCGTGGCACCGTGGGCGTGAGCTTCTAA
- a CDS encoding PDZ domain-containing protein: MNKFFVALLILCSCSIGLAQSPPRYQALLQNGQRVQGKTLTDWHEAQRTPRLDNQSLLEAGNPARWLRDRTQPLSEAPPACVEMHTGDCLPGMVSEARSGQESKFDPQPPHLIVEPRCTLEPPRERPVSQLRVDTSYVRRIVWQRRRKLEYQPGTLFYRDGRIQQFQAFRLEGAVVQVLLADGAQRVPFSEISELHLPAIAQPWNLHFSELATLCTKPETRLWQLETGSGLIVTSSPERFAPRFEGNPNESIRWVHALQPAWSLDLLWIPIREVTAWRFFAQNEVPLQRALDLHRGAKQLAGVRWLSNRNILGGPLRSLTTDFGFGVGIQAPAQLALPLTTDCLAVRFNACLDRLAGRGGCAKVRLRLPGGNVLWESPLLQGSEVVADTGRIALPPATTQLTFEFDQLHEGRPPGADPFDIRDHVNLADGYLELEPAAVARELERRVPERFAAWKGWQVSPARNLSPAPNRELNLSQERVVNDKTEKGFLTAISMKDRPLSLARELALKPGDNWLVIAAARVRPQGAPVKLEVRIAGQPAAEFEIPELRGEWNETPPLVVPLAPYQQAKPQTLAVEIRQLAAPPDAAPVRWRSIALASQHPTSFDLYEDNPKLTAESTNSSSAAEYVTADRFSGRGCMQLTGNGVYRVGLKTSLQIRERPQWGEYRFVRFAVRRPQKQKSKGRFSLEFEAAAAGRRPYRFDTGKGKPAFDSAVRLWDGDLPEHWIVVTRDLFADFGEFEIRDMLVSCFDGDSVYMDHAYLGRSPSDLDRLPPRPSSWEDATKTLDNWPKDITKRMTPALVGVEFAGGRWCGGVAIRPEGEILVPGHLLGSVNEDVTVHLHDGKTFAAKTKGICRDRDLGMVKAEKAQQLVVVPFWDVKEAKLADDYVAMIMPPKPSGGFKIEAVQVEVRQAVRGRLWSTLETPEWIPGGVLFHRHGYLMGLHVGRHPRGGFIFERPIQGDQLDPTNRLRGGDVFGSWPLGTEPLIGFTVKRRSGSTEPGVAIETIDSPAVAAAGLKPGEVVLTCDGRALFAPSDLSQCLEQKDAGQEVTLEVERAGGKESVKVKLERRP, translated from the coding sequence GTGAATAAATTCTTCGTCGCGCTGTTGATCCTCTGCAGCTGCTCGATCGGCCTCGCTCAATCGCCCCCGCGGTACCAGGCCTTGCTGCAAAACGGCCAGCGAGTGCAAGGCAAAACGCTAACCGATTGGCATGAAGCGCAGCGCACGCCGCGGCTCGACAACCAGTCTTTGCTCGAAGCAGGCAACCCCGCGCGCTGGCTGCGCGACCGCACACAACCGCTGAGCGAAGCGCCCCCGGCTTGTGTCGAGATGCACACCGGCGATTGTCTGCCCGGTATGGTGAGCGAGGCTCGCAGCGGGCAGGAAAGTAAATTCGATCCGCAGCCGCCGCATCTCATTGTGGAGCCGCGCTGCACGCTCGAACCTCCGCGCGAACGGCCCGTTTCGCAACTGCGAGTCGACACGAGTTATGTCCGGCGAATCGTCTGGCAACGGCGGCGAAAACTAGAGTATCAGCCGGGCACCCTTTTTTATCGCGACGGCCGAATCCAGCAGTTTCAAGCATTTCGCCTGGAAGGCGCGGTCGTGCAGGTGCTCCTCGCCGATGGCGCGCAGCGTGTGCCGTTTAGCGAGATCAGCGAACTCCATTTGCCGGCAATCGCTCAACCGTGGAATTTGCACTTCAGCGAACTAGCGACGCTCTGCACCAAGCCGGAAACGCGCTTGTGGCAACTCGAAACCGGCAGCGGGCTGATTGTGACAAGTTCACCGGAGCGGTTTGCGCCGCGATTTGAAGGGAACCCGAACGAATCGATTCGCTGGGTCCATGCGCTGCAACCGGCGTGGTCGCTCGATCTGCTGTGGATTCCCATCCGCGAAGTGACCGCCTGGCGGTTCTTCGCTCAAAACGAGGTGCCGCTGCAGCGGGCGCTAGACCTGCATCGCGGCGCGAAGCAACTCGCGGGAGTTCGCTGGCTGTCGAACCGCAACATTCTCGGTGGCCCGCTCCGCAGTTTGACAACCGACTTCGGCTTCGGCGTGGGGATTCAAGCGCCGGCCCAACTCGCGTTGCCGCTGACGACCGATTGCCTCGCGGTACGATTCAATGCCTGCCTCGATCGGCTCGCTGGACGCGGTGGTTGTGCGAAGGTCCGTCTACGCCTGCCCGGCGGCAATGTGTTGTGGGAAAGTCCGTTGCTGCAGGGTTCCGAAGTGGTGGCCGATACCGGCAGGATCGCGTTGCCCCCCGCTACCACGCAACTAACGTTTGAATTCGATCAATTGCACGAAGGACGGCCGCCGGGGGCTGATCCGTTTGATATTCGTGATCACGTCAATCTCGCCGATGGCTACTTGGAGTTGGAGCCCGCTGCCGTTGCGCGTGAGCTCGAGCGCCGCGTGCCGGAACGATTTGCGGCGTGGAAGGGTTGGCAGGTTTCGCCGGCGCGCAATCTAAGCCCAGCGCCCAATCGCGAGCTGAACTTGTCGCAAGAGCGCGTCGTCAATGATAAGACCGAAAAGGGTTTTCTCACCGCGATCAGCATGAAGGATCGGCCGTTGTCCCTCGCCCGCGAGTTGGCGCTCAAACCTGGCGACAACTGGCTGGTGATCGCTGCCGCCCGCGTTCGGCCGCAAGGCGCGCCTGTGAAGCTGGAAGTTCGCATCGCAGGGCAGCCCGCCGCCGAATTTGAAATTCCGGAGCTGCGCGGCGAATGGAATGAAACGCCGCCGCTAGTTGTACCCCTCGCGCCCTATCAGCAAGCCAAGCCGCAAACGCTCGCGGTGGAGATTCGTCAGCTGGCCGCACCGCCCGATGCCGCGCCGGTGCGCTGGCGGTCGATCGCGCTTGCGAGTCAGCATCCCACTTCGTTCGATTTGTATGAGGACAATCCCAAACTGACTGCCGAGTCGACGAACTCATCCAGCGCCGCGGAATACGTGACCGCCGATCGTTTTTCGGGGCGTGGGTGCATGCAACTCACCGGCAACGGCGTGTATCGGGTCGGCTTGAAGACCAGCTTGCAGATTCGCGAACGGCCTCAGTGGGGCGAATATCGCTTCGTGCGGTTCGCGGTCCGTCGACCACAGAAGCAAAAATCGAAAGGGCGGTTCTCACTGGAGTTCGAAGCGGCCGCTGCAGGTAGACGCCCTTATCGCTTCGACACCGGCAAAGGCAAACCGGCATTCGACTCGGCCGTGCGCTTGTGGGACGGCGATCTGCCGGAGCACTGGATTGTTGTCACGCGCGATCTCTTTGCGGACTTCGGTGAGTTCGAGATTCGCGACATGCTGGTCAGTTGCTTCGATGGCGACAGCGTGTATATGGATCACGCTTATCTCGGCCGCAGCCCCAGTGATCTCGATCGCTTGCCGCCGCGCCCTTCGTCGTGGGAAGACGCGACCAAGACGCTCGACAATTGGCCGAAGGACATCACCAAGCGGATGACGCCAGCGCTCGTCGGCGTTGAGTTCGCTGGTGGTCGCTGGTGCGGCGGCGTGGCGATTCGGCCCGAAGGGGAAATCCTCGTTCCCGGTCACCTATTGGGCAGCGTGAATGAAGATGTGACCGTGCATCTGCACGACGGCAAAACGTTTGCCGCAAAAACAAAGGGCATCTGCCGCGATCGCGACCTGGGCATGGTGAAGGCCGAGAAGGCACAGCAGCTGGTCGTTGTGCCGTTTTGGGATGTGAAGGAAGCGAAGCTGGCCGACGATTATGTGGCCATGATCATGCCGCCGAAACCAAGTGGCGGTTTCAAGATCGAAGCGGTGCAGGTCGAAGTGCGCCAAGCCGTGCGTGGCCGTTTGTGGAGCACACTCGAAACGCCCGAATGGATTCCCGGCGGCGTGCTGTTTCACCGGCATGGTTACCTAATGGGTTTGCACGTCGGCCGGCATCCGCGCGGCGGCTTTATTTTTGAACGGCCCATTCAAGGCGACCAACTCGATCCGACGAATCGGCTGCGCGGCGGCGACGTCTTCGGCAGCTGGCCTCTCGGCACCGAACCGTTGATCGGCTTCACCGTCAAACGTCGCAGCGGATCGACCGAACCGGGCGTCGCGATCGAAACCATCGATTCCCCAGCCGTCGCCGCGGCAGGGCTCAAGCCGGGCGAGGTGGTGCTGACGTGCGACGGCCGAGCGCTGTTCGCGCCCAGCGATCTGAGTCAATGCTTGGAGCAGAAAGACGCCGGCCAGGAAGTAACACTGGAAGTGGAACGAGCGGGCGGAAAAGAATCGGTGAAGGTGAAGCTGGAACGAAGGCCCTAA